A region of Lycium barbarum isolate Lr01 chromosome 1, ASM1917538v2, whole genome shotgun sequence DNA encodes the following proteins:
- the LOC132624105 gene encoding glycerophosphodiester phosphodiesterase GDPD6-like isoform X1 translates to MVSPSVVPYIFLLLLVGCSARPLYPLPGRRNDRNKQPLQTFRAYNIAHRGSNGEIPEETAAAYMRAIEEGTDFIETDILASKDGALICFHDVILDFTTDIANHKEFADRKRTYDVQGFNVTGYFVVDFTLEELKLLRVKQRYPFRDQQYNGEFSIITFEEFISIALDAHRVVGIYPEIKDPVLINQHVKWPGGKKFEDKFVETLKKYGYKGSYMSKQWLNQPAFIQSFAPTSLIYISNQTDLPKIFLIANTTIPTQDTNQSYWEITSDSYLDFIKEYVVGIGPWKDNIVPVSNNYLQTPSDLVARAHARNLQVHPYTFRNENIFLHFNFSEDPYNEYDYWINKIGVDGLFTDFTGSLHQYQEWTNPFASGEKEATRLLHKIELMLSKFKYFN, encoded by the exons ATGGTTTCACCAA GTGTTGTCCCTTATATCTTTCTGCTACTTCTTGTTGGATGCTCGGCCAGACCTCTCTATCCACTTCCTGGTAGAAGAAACGATAGGAACAAACAGCCTTTACAAACATTTCGAGCGTACAACATTGCACACCGAGGTTCAAATGGAGAAATTCCTGAAGAAACTGCAGCAGCATACATG AGAGCTATTGAAGAGGGTACTGATTTCATCGAAACAGATATTTTAGCATCTAAAGATGGCGCTCTTATATGCTTCCATGATGTCATCCTTGATTTTACAACTGATATAGCAAATCACAAGGAGTTTGCTGATAGAAAGAGGACCTATGACGTTCAAGGGTTTAACGTTACTGGATATTTTGTTG TTGATTTCACCCTTGAAGAATTGAAGCTTCTGCGTGTAAAGCAGAGATATCCTTTCAGAGATCAGCAATATAATG GAGAATTTTCTATTATTACTTTTGAGGAGTTCATTTCAATTGCATTGGATGCCCATAGAGTTGTTGGGATATATCCAGAGATAAAGGATCCAGTCCTTATCAACCAACAT GTCAAATGGCCAGGTGGTAAGAAATTCGAGGACAAGTTTGTTGAGACACTGAAGAAGTATGGATACAAAGGTTCATATATGTCGAAGCAATGGTTAAATCAGCCTGCATTCATTCAATCTTTTGCGCCAACGTCTCTAATTTACATATCAAATCAAACAGATCTGCCCAAGATCTTTCTCATTGCTAACACGACTATACCAACTCAAGACACCAATCAG TCATATTGGGAGATTACTTCAGACAGTTATCTTGACTTCATCAAGGAATATGTGGTGGGGATTGGGCCTTGGAAGGACAACATAGTTCCCGTTTCTAACAATTATCTGCAAACACCTTCTGATCTCGTTGCAAGAGCACATGCACGTAATCTACAG GTTCATCCATACACTTTCCGGAATGAGAACATATTTTTACACTTCAACTTCAGTGAAGATCCATACAATGAATATGACTACTGGATAAACAAGATAGGGGTCGATGGACTCTTCACAGACTTCACAGGCAGCCTTCACCAGTATCAAGAATGGACCAACCCATTTGCATCCGGAGAAAAAGAAGCAACTAGGCTTCTGCATAAGATTGAATTGATGCTCTCCAAGTTCAAATACTTCAACTGA
- the LOC132624105 gene encoding glycerophosphodiester phosphodiesterase GDPD6-like isoform X2 translates to MVSPSVVPYIFLLLLVGCSARPLYPLPGRRNDRNKQPLQTFRAYNIAHRGSNGEIPEETAAAYMRAIEEGTDFIETDILASKDGALICFHDVILDFTTDIANHKEFADRKRTYDVQGFNVTGYFVVDFTLEELKLLRVKQRYPFRDQQYNGEFSIITFEEFISIALDAHRVVGIYPEIKDPVLINQHVKWPGGKKFEDKFVETLKKYGYKGSYMSKQWLNQPAFIQSFAPTSLIYISNQTDLPKIFLIANTTIPTQDTNQSYWEITSDSYLDFIKEYVVGIGPWKDNIVPVSNNYLQTPSDLVARAHARNLQFVLI, encoded by the exons ATGGTTTCACCAA GTGTTGTCCCTTATATCTTTCTGCTACTTCTTGTTGGATGCTCGGCCAGACCTCTCTATCCACTTCCTGGTAGAAGAAACGATAGGAACAAACAGCCTTTACAAACATTTCGAGCGTACAACATTGCACACCGAGGTTCAAATGGAGAAATTCCTGAAGAAACTGCAGCAGCATACATG AGAGCTATTGAAGAGGGTACTGATTTCATCGAAACAGATATTTTAGCATCTAAAGATGGCGCTCTTATATGCTTCCATGATGTCATCCTTGATTTTACAACTGATATAGCAAATCACAAGGAGTTTGCTGATAGAAAGAGGACCTATGACGTTCAAGGGTTTAACGTTACTGGATATTTTGTTG TTGATTTCACCCTTGAAGAATTGAAGCTTCTGCGTGTAAAGCAGAGATATCCTTTCAGAGATCAGCAATATAATG GAGAATTTTCTATTATTACTTTTGAGGAGTTCATTTCAATTGCATTGGATGCCCATAGAGTTGTTGGGATATATCCAGAGATAAAGGATCCAGTCCTTATCAACCAACAT GTCAAATGGCCAGGTGGTAAGAAATTCGAGGACAAGTTTGTTGAGACACTGAAGAAGTATGGATACAAAGGTTCATATATGTCGAAGCAATGGTTAAATCAGCCTGCATTCATTCAATCTTTTGCGCCAACGTCTCTAATTTACATATCAAATCAAACAGATCTGCCCAAGATCTTTCTCATTGCTAACACGACTATACCAACTCAAGACACCAATCAG TCATATTGGGAGATTACTTCAGACAGTTATCTTGACTTCATCAAGGAATATGTGGTGGGGATTGGGCCTTGGAAGGACAACATAGTTCCCGTTTCTAACAATTATCTGCAAACACCTTCTGATCTCGTTGCAAGAGCACATGCACGTAATCTACAG TTCGTCTTAATTTAA